In Gossypium hirsutum isolate 1008001.06 chromosome D01, Gossypium_hirsutum_v2.1, whole genome shotgun sequence, the genomic window aacatcatcacactacCGATCGCTATTTTAGTACCTTATAAGTTTGTACTCTcgacttatggcatgtataggctagtttcgatatggttcattttgattggtatatatgtagccatgtgaaaatggcttcaTAATGATGTAAATGTTTGTGTTTATTAGGCCATGTAATTagttcattttggaagtatgttaTATGGTATATCTTGTGTCATAATAAAGATGTCCAAATATGTTTGCAGATTTTGCTTCTTAATGTtcggatatggttattaagtTATGCTTGAATGTGTTTAAATGCTTGTTTATAATTGTCTTAATGGTGACTGAATAGGGCTGCTCAATTGTGCAATAAatgtgtttcaaatgtattaAAGTGTGGTTGTTTTACATATTACAATGATATCCAAATGTGACTGTTTTTACATGTTATAATGTTGTCCAAATTAGTGCTTAAATGCTGTCTATTTTTACTACTATCCAAATATTTGTGAATTAATGATGTATGAATGTTGCAAATCAAAGCTGTTCAAAATAGGGCATGTTTCCTATGATTACCTAGTGTAAATGCTTGTTAATGACTTATGTTTTGATGTGTAAATTTCCTTGTAAGTTGTTTtgtaaatgatgaaaattttctTTGATCATTAGGTGAGATAAATTATTCGGTTATAGTATTTGGTTCATTTTGATAAgcatgaaattttgatatttggtaATGTATAAAGATTATATTTAACCATTTCTTAATGTTTGCTAATGAAGCATATTTGGTTAACTAATAAAAGATATCATATACTTAGCTTTAACTTGTTATGTGAAAATGCATAAGTATATTCGTATAATAACTAGTCATTGAAATAGATGTATACTAAAGAATGAGGTGATATATGTGATTGTTATATGGAATAAAATTTGTTTGGTTTAAATTGGATAGTCAAATACCAAGAATGTGATGTTCATATGGTTcaaaaaattttgattgaatgGAGTATATTGAGTTGATGGAATTTGAAGCATGGTTCGTATTTGTGATATGATTAATAAGGCCTGTTTGAATTAATTGGTTatgtactttatatatatatgaatttgactaTATGAATGAGTGAATGGTTGCTTTTTGAATTTGATAACTATTGTAAAGAAGTCATTATAATTTCGTGCatgaattttaataaatgatCGTGATAAATTATGTCTTGTTCGGTAATACCTTATAACCCTAATTCAGAGATAGAtacaggtttggggtgttacatgatatcCCATAAAGTGTAAATAGCGTTCCAATCATCCCATTGGTACCCTCGCTTGCTACTTACACAAAGCTGTTACTAAATGTGAAAAGAGCAGTTCGATCTTGTTTTTCCTAACACAAAGCAGCATGCTCCGGTAAATCCATGTCCCAACACAAATTCTTTCCTTATTTAAAATCACATACAACAACGTTTCTTGGAATGTATTGATATTTGACATGTTTGATGTTGGGCATATTCGAGTGCTGATGAATTTTAGCTACATTCTGCCTTTCAAAGTTAACTTCTCATAAGAGAACGAGATAGGAAAGCCTATTCCTAGGTGACGTTTCCACTTACCTTTTCCATCCGTTAGGATATTAATTACATCGCCCATATTTTCTCTAAGGAAATACATTAGATCAGCTCATTGTATGAAATCATAGAGATATTATGGAACATTGTAATACCTCGCTATCTCAGGAGGTGAGATAGAAATTTCCTTCCCTCGAACTAGTATCAGCATCCATGGGACATCTATTGGTCTATTTGCATTCGTCTCATTTAACGCGTCATAAAATTCATGCACAGTCAAAATGTACATCGGATCAATCAGGATTGTACAAAACTTCTcccattgatgaaattgaatcATCTCTCATGTTTCGATTTTCAAAGCGCTTATGGATTCGAAACCTTGTTCTTGCAGAGGGATTTTTTGTTGAATCGCTCGAAGGTTATTTTCTAGCTCCCTTTCTCGGATGTTGGCATGATTGTCTGCTATGGATTCACTATCAGAAAGGTTGCTATGCATGATTTTGAGGTTATGGAGTAGGTGAAAGGCAAAGACGTCGTGGAATCTCAAAGAAAAAGGTGGCAAAAGGTTGTTTGGTTGATTGTGACACTTGGAAGGTGTAACTACTGGTAAAGAAAATATATAGAGGCCATCTAGGGCTTGACTTGTCGTGCAAACTTGGGGAATATTTCTGAAGATCACGTCAAACCAAGAACGAAAAGTTTCTAAAAATGGCTTGCATGTCACGTTATAAAGAAGGCATGGTGATCTACCACAATTCGTTGTAGCAAATTAAAATAGTTTCATACTTAAAGGAGCTTGAATATGAgacattttattatgttttatttagtttttctatttcagtttcattttaataaaaagtgtgatttgagctgattttatgaccttaggggccgaagtAGGTCTAAGGGAAGACTAATGTATTTGGTGAGTGTGCAGGACACCATTCAGAGGCATGAGAACTCGAGGCTAGTTTCCATGTTGCAACATGGAAGTTCAACATCGCAATATAATGTGCAGAATGCCAAAATAGCCATATTGCTTTTGGTGTCGTGACACACCCTTGAAGTTGAGCTTGAGTCAAGCAAACTGCCTTCAATGTCGTGACATAGGCAGTGGATATCGAAACATTGGCCCTGTACATGAAGCATTAACGAGCTGAGGGCATTTTGGTTCGGATAacgtattttaatataaaaatgttaGCCAAACTAGGGCTAAGGACGACGACCAACCCTAATATTATAAATATGCTCATTAAACACTTGAGAGAGCATCTTTTCTATAACTTAGAATTTTCCTTTcagttttagttttcttttgtacttaggatttatttttagtctatttttcatTAAGTTCTTCAGAGAATCTAACTTGTGGATTCAAAGCAACTCTTTATGGATTTTTGCACTTCATTCAAATGCAATTCATGATTCTTCTTAAACTTTTTACTCTTGATTCgttctttatgtttattttcttcatcaagtttatattgtttatgggATCCGTAagaaactaatcctcttatgggggattagcgagtggacatatgattaattaattttcgtGTAGGGTTTTTTAGCAGATCAGTTGTTTGGGATAGAAAGAACTTAatccctaggcctgacaaccatAGGAGGTCATCTAGGTAaaaatttacccaaaattgatATTGCCTATCCGTGAATCCCTTACCCCAATCTAGTCTGGActatgaggttgagagataaataGTTCTTGCCGACTCTTTAGTTTAGCGAGAGATTGAGAAATCCTTCTAAGTTAGCGACTAGTTGACTGAGTAGAACTCGAAATAGGAATTAGTTGTGACCaccaaagtgagctaatcacccatattTAGATTTGATTGAGTCAGCATATCAATTCTCCAGTTTTATTATTTTCTgcatatttatttagttttcttataaaatcaattcctttacctttatGTTTCAtcatactataatttatttaaattactaattagatctatttatgtttaggttaatattaatttagtactcgTCTCCattaggtacgatcctcggagtacttaccaACTCCGTTGTAAAACTACATTACAACCTAATTCATATACTTGCGGACACCACCTCAATTCCATATTTTTAGTAACAGTATTCATACTCTCAATGTTAGTACTAAATGGAAATGTAATGTTCagaatgaatatatgtatatatatatgttaaaagttGGATTTGATTTAGTGGCATATGTTTTGTGATGGAAAGTTATATCATTGTATGAATGTGTTATAAGCCTATGACATGTGATTGAACTAACTTATTTGATATATTAGTTGAATGTAAATGAAGTTTAAGATGCCAAAGGATTGCTAGGTTTGTACCAATGATTTCAATTGCTAAATTAATGTCATgtcaaggtaagttaagtaaattgcATATGGatttactaagcattcaaaatgCTTACCCGTTATCTCCTTTTTCCTTGTTGATTGTTGGTTTTGTTGAACGTGTTGGTTGGATCACCAAGAAGCTCACACTATTCTATTAGCGATTTGGTAGATTTTTGCTCGTTTAAAtctcggttatgtggcatgtacataggtgttataaGTGTGTTAGATTGAAATTATATGCTTGGTTTGAATTTGGATTAGTACATATATAGATTATGAGATGTTAATGTTTACATTTGTATTAAGGTATGATTTGGTTATGTTTTAGGACCATATGCATAGTGTTTGAATATTTATTGACTGTGCAAATGGTATGAATTGAACAAAGAAATGACATACTTGAATGTTGATTTGAATAGTTTAAAAACATGAATGAATGATGGTTAATTGGTTAGAAAGTATCtaagttgaattgaaatgatttggTGCCGATTGAGGCATGTTGGTTGAATTGATTACAAATTGATTCAATGTTGTGTTTAGACATGTTTGGGATGTTTTGTGTATGGAAAAGTTGTGCAATAATGCACCAAAAGAGTATTTGAATTGGGTGGATTGAAATAGGTACCGAAAGGCCCTTTTTGAACCAAAAACAAGGTTCTCGTCTCGACGATCATATTCCCTCATTGCAATGTTAGCCAACAACTTGTGGCATCCCGACATTGGGTAGCTTGAAGTCTTGACGTGACACACCGAGTTGGTGACGTCTCAGCATGCAGAAGGTAATGTCACAATGCCGACCttggatttttaaaattttacagttTGGTCCTATTTCATACTCGGGTCAATAAAAGAGCTTTCTTAAGCTTGATTAAgactcaaatttaattttatagcaTGATATCTGAGTGTTTATGACATGATTGAATATTTGAAGGATTCATTTATGATATGCttaatatgaaaatttgaaaatgttacaaattagtccttgctCAATTCCGAATTAATTCTAGAACATAAGTAAGCTCGTATAAGGCTTGAGAAAGGTCGTATTTTGTGATTATGAACTGAATTGACTATGATTGtatgatttatatttaattttaatgttaattgTCTATATTTGCTCCAGCAACAATTGTAGCATTCCATAATTTGAACCCGACGATCGAGTcgagtgaagggtgttacataacGTATACGATATTTTGAAATTGAGGGAATAAttcgaaaataatttaaaaaaatattaaagcattagaaaattaaatttttttaggtaaaaataaatcTAAGTACATTGTCTAGGAATAAAGATTAGTGACTTTACAAACACATTTTTTGCATTGATAATCTAGTATTAAGAAATCAAATGCAACATATCATTGTAATTAcacaaataacaaaaatattttgaatttaatctTATATATTAAAAACTTCAATATTTATCAACACAAACATAAAGTAAGcacaaatattatttttcatttcaatagaATATGATATTTTCTTTGGTTTAAAAGGATAAATTGTcctaaattataaaaactataaaattatcataaaataaaaaaagagatgaTTTTGAAACTATCCATTTAAAATTCAAACGTGAAAAAACAAAAATCTAGAGAAAAACtctaaaaacttattttttttccaaatcgtttatatatatatatatgttttacttAGCAATGATGCCAATCTTCGTGTTGGTCAAAACCTGCATTTTCTTCCTTTTCACCAACCTtccctttctttttcctctcaTTCACTTCATGCGCATTCTCTCTTCTCAATTTGcagatttattttataaatatcttTACTATTTCACAAGTTATGTAGACATATGATAGTGACTATAttcacttttaaaaatttttgtctACTCTGATAGCACATGTTTTTTAGTTTGCATATGCATGCAATTTTCATTTTGTAAGTGATTTTAAGGATGATTTTGTCGTCATCCTCTTGAGTTTGATGGATACTTAATTCTTTTGTCAATTTTTACCCGTCACTTTAAACCATCCAAGATTGATTTTCTTATCGTATAAGTGCGTACAATCATTACAAATGTCATGCTTGAGTTGTGATAAAATTATTTGTCAACGTACTATAAtatctattttatattaaaaCCGAAACTTTTATTACATTAATAGAATTTGTATTCCATCACCCACAACAGGTTAATAATTTTTTCCCCAATCGTAAAAATCCTAACGTATCCTGAACATTCCCGTAGAACCATGTAAAAATCCTAACACATCCAAACCAAACTAGGGACCAAAACGAAATCATAATGTGCCACGTTACTGAAAGCAAAACCGCTTGATCATCCACTTGGGCCAAGTAAGCGAAGGAGTTGACGTCTTCTCATGTGGGGCCCACCATAACTCCAAGCCGAAGAAATTAAGCATTGCTAATAAAAAATTGCCACTTGTTACAAAAGTAAAATCTTTAACCGTTATATCGCCATGCTGGCACTCAACCAATTAGAAAAAAATCCTAACGCTTCACTAATCACTCCCTACCTACGAAAAGATCGAAACTCTTAACCAACAATCATTTGAATTGCTAAAACCTCAGCTATTTAAGAGCACTCCCAAACCAATTCAACATTCCGATACATAGAACTTGTCTAACAATTCCACTAGGTGAAAGCTTAAAAGAGCAGCCAATGGGGAAATGGACGATCCCTTCCGCTCTTATTCTTCTTTGCCTTCTCAGTCTCCTCTCAGACCAAGGTAAGTTTAGaccatttttcattttcctttagcGTTTGAATGCTGAATTTGGATCTACTTTGTTTCAGGTAGGAAACTACAAGCAAATGCTAAGGAAGGAGCCGTGGATCCTCCAAAAGTTGAGGATAATATCGGCGCTGTGCCTCACGGCTTACAAACTGATTCTGATGTTGTTAAAAGGTTGGTGTAATTTTGTTTAAGAATGTAGTCTTCATTaatctttgatttgtttgttatattttgaatccatttttcttcttttgcttttagGGAATCGGATTCGATCTCTTCGAGATCGCTTCGCAACAATGCGGAGAAATTTGAGTTCCAAGCTGAGGTGTCTCGGCTTATGGATATTATTATCAATTCTCTTTATAGCAATAAGGACATTTTCCTCCGAGAGTTGATCTCCAATGCTTCTGATGTAAGTTTTTTGCCATTCTTCCTTGATTGTTTTTAGATATTGTTTctgaactcaaattttaaatggaaactttttgaaatttaggCGTTGGACAAGATTAGGTTTCTTTCACTCACAGACAAAGAGGTTTTGGGCGAAGGTGACACTTCCAAGCTGGAGATCCAGGTTAGTTCTGCACATTAACTTTattttatagaaatataaatgCATGAAATTCTAGGAATAGAATAACTAGacaaaaatgttataaaatgacCATGTAAATGTAGAAATCTGGTTTCTGCATCGATGCATGTAAATCTGTGTTCTCTAAGccttaaaatttatgaaattgcaGATTAAGTTGGATAAAGAGAAGAAAATGCTTTCGCTTCGCGACAGAGGTATAGGAATGACAAAAGAAGATTTAATTAAGAATTTGGGAACAATTGCAAAATCTGGAACTTCGGGTAAAtgaatcttagattttttttcttcaagtgaTCTTGTGTAATtataattaagattaattattcatattgaattgattgattttattttctctatGCAGCATTTGTTGAGAAAATGCAGAGCACTGGAGACCTTAATCTGATTGGGCAGTTTGGAGTTGGGTTTTACTCTGTATATCTGGTAGCTGACTATGTCGAAGTCATTAGTAAACACAATGATGACAAGCAGTGAGTCTGCTAACCTTAATTTAGTTTTTATGGAAATGTTTGACTCATTGTTAATAATGGTTTATTGAATGCTTTTTGTTTTTCAGGTATGTATGGGAATCGAAGGCTGATGGGGCATTTGCTATTTCAGAGGACACTTGGAATGAACCACTAGGGCGTGGAACTGAGATTAGACTGCATCTGAGGGATGAAGCTCAGGAGTACTTGGAGGAAAGCAAATTAAAGGTTAGTAAAGCTCGTCTTGTTTGTTTACATTACCTTTACTGTAGGTATACTGATTTCATTTGGGATTTATGTGATCCTTCATGTCACCATCCTTTGTATTGTTATCTTCATGGACTCTTGATTTGTTGTATTTATTTTCGCTTTGGCTTTTGAAAATATAACAGAGTATGCTGTGGTTGTAATCTATAGGAATTGGTGAAGAAATATTCTGAATTCATCAATTTCCCCATCTATATCTGGGCAAGTAAAGAGGTTGATGTTGAGGTACCTGCAGATGAAGATGAGTCAAGTGATGAGGAAAGCTGTATGTTTCAATAAAGGAAGCATGTTAATGTTTATTCAAGACTTACTGATGCCATTTTCCATAATACTAAGAGACTCTGCATGTTCTgatcaaaatttttggtttcatTCTCTTTTATTGCTACAAACAGCTGATAGAACTTCTTCTGAGGAAGGAGAAGATGAAGCCGACAAAAGCGAGGATGAAGACACTGAAAAGAAAAAGACGGTGAAGGAAACTACTTATGAATGGGAACGTCTGAACGATGTTAAGGCTATATGGTTGCGTAGTCCAAAGGATGTAACAAATGAAGAATACGTAAAATTCTATCACTCTCTGACGAAGGTAATTTGACATAAACTTCCTAGCTCCAGTCTACCGAAAACCCTTTGGAGAAGTTACTAACCTTTATTGTTATGTATTTGTGTTGCACTGCAGGACTTTAGTGATGAGAAGCCCATGGCCTGGAGCCACTTCACTGCTGAAGGTGATGTTGAGTTCAAGGCTGTTTTGTTTGTGCCTCCTAAGGCTCCTCATAATCTGTATCAGAGTTACTATAACTCCAATAAATCCAACTTGAAGTTGTACGTTAGACGAGTTTTTATCTCTGACGAATTTGATGAGCTTTTGCCGAAGTTTCTTAGTTTTTTGATGGTAAATGAAGATATGTTATTTTAGTTGACTTAAATCAGCACTAAAGAGGTTTATGGGTCATTTGTTATCTGATTGATTTTTTAATGGATAACCTATTGATCAGGGTCTTGTTGATTCCGACACTCTACCACTCAATGTGTCTCGAGAGATGCTACAAGCTCATAGTAGTCTGAAAACAATCAAGAAGAAACTCGTGCGGAAAGCCCTTGATATGATTCGCAGAATTGCCGACGAGGATCCTGATGAGTTCAGTGGCAAAGATGAGAAGGGTAGGTCATAATTGTTTCTTTTTAGTAATTACTTtgaatttaattacaaatatttcacTCCAATGATTGAAACTGAATATTGATGTGGATGCAGATGTTGAAAAATCTGGCgatgaagatgagaaaaagggTCAATATACGAAGTTCTGGAATGAATATGGAAAGTCCATTAAACTAGGTATCATTGAGGATGCAACCAACAGAAATCGCTTGGCTAAACTCCTTCGGTTTGAGAGGTATTAGTTTTTGAGGCGGTCTATTTCCTCGGAAGAATTTTCCCTTTTCTGCCACTACTATCATTAATAGTGTATGAATTGCAATGCAGCACCAAGTCAGATGGTAAATTGACTTCACTGGATCAGTACATCTCACGAATGAAATCAGGGCAGAAAGATATCTTCTACATTACAGGAATTAGCAAGGAACAATTGGAAAAATCTCCATTCTTGGAGAGGCTTAAGAAGAAAAATTACGAGGTACTGCAAAAACATTAGCTGTTAACTTCAGACATATACTTTACTTCAAACCATCTTTTTCATATCTTTCCTTTTGCTTATTTTACTTATGATCTATATttgtaaattgttttattttgtgtCTAATGGCCTTTTTTATTTCCAGGTCATTTTCTTCACGGATCCAGTTGACGAATACCTAATGCAATACCTGATGGATTATGAAGGAAAGCAGTTCCAAAATGTATCCAAGGATGGCCTAAAAATTGGGAAAGACTCTAAGAGTAGGGAACTCAAGGATTCATTTAAGGAACTAACCAAATGGTGGAAGGGTACACTTAAGACTGAGGATGTTGATGAGGTGAAAATAAGCAACCGTTTGGACAACACTCCTTGTGTGGTCGTCACATCGAAGTTTGGATGGAGTGCTAACATGGAGAGACTCATGCAAGCTCAAACCCTAACTGATGCTAGCAAGCAAGCATACATGCGTGGCAAGAGGATCCTTGAGATAAACCCAAGGCACCCAATCATCAAGGAGCTTCGTGAGAGAGTTGTTAAGGACCCCGAGGTATGCACATTTGTAACCCCAAACATCCATGTTCTCTAGCCATTCATAATTTCAATTTCGGaccttttttattattcattatgtAGATTCAGCTTATTACTATAAAATTATTAGAGTTAATGGCATGTGTCGTTAAGTGATGCTCACTCCATGATATGGTGTCTGCTTCCTGCATGGACTTATTAACTAACTTGTTAGAGTCGATATCTGTTCTGCTAGTTCCTTTGCTGATAAAAAAACATTTGTTGGATCTTCAGGATGAGGGCGTGAAGCAAACGGCTCAGCTTATTTACCAGACAGCTCTAATGGAGAGTGGCTTCATTTTATCCGACCCCAAGGATTTCGCCTCGCGCATCTACAGCTCAGTTAAATCTAGCCTAAATATCAGTCCGGATGCAACaattgaagaggaagatgatgTGGAAGAAACTGAGACAGAGCCCGAGACAAAAGCAGGTAAGGATGGTGCAGATGCAGAGTCTTCCGGTCTCAAGGATGAGTTATAAAATGGGTGAAGCCTTAGGTAATATGGTTTTTTGAAGGGAATCGAAAGAAGTTAAGTCTGAAACTTTGATAAAAGAACATTTGATGGTAGAGTTGATGTAACCAGTCACCAGGAATTTTGTCTTTAGCatctaattatattattatgttgcTCAATTAAGTTGTTTgccttcttttttctcttctaaTGCATCGCAATGCTTTCAGATTTTCTCATAATAATGCCACTTGTTTTTAACGAGGAAAGCAGAATCTGTTATGTTGGTTTGAAAACCCAAGCACTGAACTCAATCCACTTCCACCTATTACTACTGTTAGAACCAATCTAATACTTAGCTTGAAttaaaaaagtgtttttgaattgaaaaatacttttgaatctaaaaacaaaaatagttgtCCCCAAGATTCGTGGTGTTATTTGGTACTAAAGATTGCGGGCAACCAAAGGCATCAAGTCTGCTACCCTAGCACGTTTTAGGTCTGCCGCCGCCTAGCacgattttgtttttctttattcgTTTTTATGTTTCTGTGTCGCCAATTTTGATTTCTTCGTTTATGCTGCTTCTGTGAGTTTTGTAATAGGGGTGTCTGTGTTAGTCTGGTAAGCGACCTACAATAATGGAGAATGAATTAGCACAATTATCAATaaatgaggaagaagaagaaatattACAGATTCAGGCAGATTCGTGTAATCAAAGTGCAGTGGGGGAGTTCCAGCTTGTGGGTTGTTTTTTAACAGCAAGTGTTATTCACTTTCCAGCCATGAAAAGCACCATGACAAATCTATGGCATCCTGTTTATGAGGTCCAAATTCGAGATCTGGGAGACAAAAGGTATCTGTTTCAATTTTATCATAATATGGATATGGAAAGGGTCCTAAAAGGTTTACCATGGACATTTAATAATCATTTGCTGTTATTGAATAAGCTGGGGAGAGGCGAAGACCCACTGAAAGTACCGTTAATTTTTACTCCTTTTTGGGTCCAAATTCATCATGTCCCTATTGGATTATTTTCTGAAAAGCTAGCAGTCCAACTGGGCAATTTTTTAGGTGCTTTCTTGGAATATGACACTTCAAATCTAGGAAAGGAAAATCGTAACTATATGAGGGTAAGAGTATAGCTTGACGtcaaaaagcctttgaaaaggaAGAAGCGAAAGGAAAATCGTAACTATATGAGGGTAAGAGTATAGCTTGACGtcaaaaagcctttgaaaaggaAGAAGCAGGTTTTATGCAATGGGATTAGGTCATATGTCATGTTTAAATATGAAAGGCTATCACTTTTCTGCTTCTATTGTGGAAGATTGGGGCATAATGATTCCTTCTGTAAGATAAAAATGATGGCAG contains:
- the LOC107940634 gene encoding endoplasmin homolog, whose translation is MGKWTIPSALILLCLLSLLSDQGRKLQANAKEGAVDPPKVEDNIGAVPHGLQTDSDVVKRESDSISSRSLRNNAEKFEFQAEVSRLMDIIINSLYSNKDIFLRELISNASDALDKIRFLSLTDKEVLGEGDTSKLEIQIKLDKEKKMLSLRDRGIGMTKEDLIKNLGTIAKSGTSAFVEKMQSTGDLNLIGQFGVGFYSVYLVADYVEVISKHNDDKQYVWESKADGAFAISEDTWNEPLGRGTEIRLHLRDEAQEYLEESKLKELVKKYSEFINFPIYIWASKEVDVEVPADEDESSDEESSDRTSSEEGEDEADKSEDEDTEKKKTVKETTYEWERLNDVKAIWLRSPKDVTNEEYVKFYHSLTKDFSDEKPMAWSHFTAEGDVEFKAVLFVPPKAPHNLYQSYYNSNKSNLKLYVRRVFISDEFDELLPKFLSFLMGLVDSDTLPLNVSREMLQAHSSLKTIKKKLVRKALDMIRRIADEDPDEFSGKDEKDVEKSGDEDEKKGQYTKFWNEYGKSIKLGIIEDATNRNRLAKLLRFESTKSDGKLTSLDQYISRMKSGQKDIFYITGISKEQLEKSPFLERLKKKNYEVIFFTDPVDEYLMQYLMDYEGKQFQNVSKDGLKIGKDSKSRELKDSFKELTKWWKGTLKTEDVDEVKISNRLDNTPCVVVTSKFGWSANMERLMQAQTLTDASKQAYMRGKRILEINPRHPIIKELRERVVKDPEDEGVKQTAQLIYQTALMESGFILSDPKDFASRIYSSVKSSLNISPDATIEEEDDVEETETEPETKAGKDGADAESSGLKDEL